A single genomic interval of Cucumis sativus cultivar 9930 chromosome 7, Cucumber_9930_V3, whole genome shotgun sequence harbors:
- the LOC116405077 gene encoding cleavage and polyadenylation specificity factor subunit CG7185-like — translation MDEGEGGFGEGVDQIDQFHRNEAISAVADDGFLGEDEDEYEDLYNDVNVGEGFLQSLRKSDDLGFKREEEPKMEPPAPVPPSSGASIPGIGGGATEVTGLGDAGGRTVSERVTEGYNQIPDLRTNEMAIRGGVGSGPPVGTGVGIRVELGQGSKAIELEERSSNNVAGHQAPQQQQQQQQQQQQQQQQQQQQQQPQPQPQPQPQPQPQHHHQPPQSGVLGNPGSVENEGLLRQGGGVNVNGVGGNGFANIGSAGGGGGGTILFVGDLHWWTTDAELEVELCKYGPLKEVKFYDEKASGKSKGYCQVEFYDSSAATACKEGMNGHIFNGRPCVVAYASPFSVKKMGEAQVSRNQQIAQATNPQARRAPNEAVGKIGGNSIATGGNYQGGDNNRGSGRGNWGRSNAHGMGGRGPAGPMRGRGGGMGGRGIMGNGGNGFGQGIGATPPLLHPQSMMGQGFDPSFGAPMGRMGTYGGFPGAPAPPFSGILSSFPPVGGVGLPGVAPHVNPAFFGRGMPMNGMGMMPTSGVDGPNMGMWSDPSMGGWGSEEQGGGRAGESSYGEEAGSDQHYGEGSHERGPWANSAKEKDRGSERDWSQSSDRRYRDDRDVGYDRERSKEKDPGPDHDWPDRRPREDRDIGRERDKERDRDRDRERSRDYERGHHERDRERERDRDRDRYKDDRDRYSDHHRYRDREPEHDEDWERGRSSRTHSHSKSRLSQEEESRSRSRDADYGKRRRLTSE, via the coding sequence ATGGACGAAGGAGAGGGTGGGTTCGGTGAGGGTGTGGATCAGATTGATCAGTTCCATCGGAACGAGGCCATTTCGGCCGTTGCTGATGATGGTTTCTTGGGCGAAGATGAGGATGAATACGAGGACCTGTATAACGATGTTAATGTTGGGGAGGGGTTCCTTCAGTCGTTGAGGAAGAGCGATGATTTGGGATTCAAGAGGGAGGAGGAACCCAAGATGGAGCCTCCTGCACCTGTACCACCCAGTTCCGGTGCTTCCATACCTGGTATTGGTGGAGGTGCGACTGAAGTTACTGGTTTAGGAGATGCCGGTGGGCGTACTGTTTCGGAGAGAGTAACAGAGGGTTACAATCAGATTCCAGATTTAAGAACGAATGAGATGGCTATCAGAGGTGGGGTGGGATCGGGGCCGCCTGTAGGCACCGGAGTTGGGATCAGAGTTGAATTAGGGCAAGGGAGCAAAGCCATCGAGTTGGAGGAGCGAAGTAGTAATAACGTAGCTGGGCATCAGGCTCCGCAACAGCAACAGCAACAGCAACAGCAACAGCAACAGCAACAGCAACAGCAACAGCAACAGCAACAGCCACAGCCACAGCCGCAGCCGCAGCCACAGCCACAGCCGCAGCACCATCACCAACCACCTCAGAGCGGAGTCTTAGGAAATCCTGGGAGTGTAGAAAATGAAGGTTTGCTAAGGCAAGGTGGTGGAGTTAATGTCAATGGGGTTGGTGGAAACGGGTTCGCTAATATCGGGAGTGCAGGGGGAGGTGGCGGTGgaacaattttgtttgttggggATTTACATTGGTGGACTACAGATGCGGAGCTTGAGGTGGAACTCTGTAAGTATGGTCCGTTGAAGGAGGTCAAGTTTTATGACGAGAAAGCCAGTGGAAAATCAAAAGGCTACTGCCAGGTTGAGTTTTATGATTCTTCTGCTGCCACAGCTTGCAAGGAGGGAATGAATGGGCATATTTTTAATGGACGTCCCTGTGTAGTTGCATATGCATCACCGTTTAGTGTTAAGAAAATGGGAGAAGCCCAAGTTAGCAGGAACCAACAGATAGCCCAAGCTACTAATCCTCAAGCAAGGAGAGCGCCTAATGAGGCTGTAGGTAAAATTGGTGGAAATAGTATTGCAACGGGTGGTAACTATCAAGGTGGTGATAACAATAGAGGTTCTGGGAGAGGTAACTGGGGAAGGAGTAATGCTCATGGAATGGGTGGTCGAGGACCAGCTGGCCCAATGAGGGGTAGGGGTGGTGGGATGGGTGGCAGAGGTATAATGGGAAATGGTGGAAATGGATTTGGCCAAGGAATTGGTGCTACCCCTCCTTTATTGCATCCCCAGTCAATGATGGGTCAAGGTTTTGATCCATCTTTTGGTGCACCCATGGGAAGAATGGGTACATATGGTGGTTTTCCTGGAGCCCCAGCTCCCCCTTTCTCTGGAATTTTGTCATCCTTTCCTCCTGTCGGGGGTGTTGGCCTTCCTGGTGTAGCTCCTCATGTGAACCCAGCATTTTTTGGAAGAGGTATGCCTATGAATGGAATGGGGATGATGCCAACATCGGGTGTTGATGGGCCTAATATGGGAATGTGGTCTGATCCTAGTATGGGTGGATGGGGCAGTGAAGAGCAAGGTGGAGGGAGAGCAGGTGAGTCTAGTTATGGAGAAGAAGCTGGTTCTGACCAGCATTATGGTGAAGGCAGTCATGAAAGAGGGCCATGGGCAAATTCTGCGAAGGAGAAAGATAGAGGCTCTGAAAGGGACTGGTCACAGTCTTCTGATAGAAGGTATCGAGATGATAGAGATGTCGGTTATGATAGAGAGAGatccaaagaaaaagatcCGGGACCTGACCATGACTGGCCAGATAGAAGGCCTCGTGAAGATAGAGATATAGGGCGTGAAAGGGATAAAGAGAGGGATCGAGATAGGGATAGAGAACGATCCCGAGATTATGAGCGTGGCCATCATGAACGTGATCGTGAACGTGAAAGGGATCGTGACCGTGATAGGTACAAGGACGACAGGGACAGATATTCTGATCATCATAGGTACAGAGACCGGGAACCAGAGCATGATGAGGATTGGGAAAGGGGACGGTCATCAAGGACTCATAGTCATAGCAAGTCCCGTTTAtcacaagaagaagaaagccgTTCAAGATCCAGGGATGCTGATTATGGGAAGAGGCGGAGGCTTACTTCGGAATAG